One part of the candidate division WOR-3 bacterium genome encodes these proteins:
- the ftsZ gene encoding cell division protein FtsZ, translating to MIEPVDERKLTRIGVFGVGGAGCNAVNHMIDAGLSDVEFYAINTDLQALSMSASANKIQIGAQLTGGLGSGGDPKIGQQAAEESIELIRENVAGFDMVFIAAGEGGGTGTGAAPVVAETAKNQGALVVSVVTRPFEFEGKARARKAAEGIDKLRAKVDTLIVLPNQRILEVYGQAPCFEAFRMADEVLLAAVRGIAEIVTSRQLINIDFADVRAVMAERGGAVMSVGEANGDGRATEAAHRALASPLIENVSIETARKILLNISGDARMTLKEVDEAASTIYHATNGQADIRMGAARQRGQKEGIRVTLIATGLAEPLPKVEDLTDLLTDADLFPSRRRRVGKDGELVLDRGDLEIPTFLRRSLD from the coding sequence ATGATCGAGCCAGTAGACGAAAGAAAGCTCACCCGCATCGGCGTGTTCGGGGTCGGCGGCGCCGGCTGCAACGCAGTAAACCACATGATTGACGCCGGACTGTCCGACGTCGAGTTCTACGCCATCAATACCGACCTGCAGGCACTGTCAATGTCCGCATCGGCGAACAAGATTCAAATTGGTGCCCAGTTGACCGGTGGTCTCGGTTCGGGTGGCGATCCGAAGATCGGCCAGCAGGCAGCCGAGGAGTCAATCGAGCTCATCCGCGAGAACGTGGCTGGGTTCGACATGGTGTTCATCGCTGCAGGCGAAGGTGGCGGTACCGGCACCGGTGCGGCGCCGGTTGTGGCCGAGACGGCGAAGAACCAGGGTGCCCTGGTTGTGTCGGTGGTCACGCGGCCGTTTGAGTTCGAGGGCAAGGCCCGTGCGCGCAAGGCAGCCGAGGGCATTGACAAACTCCGGGCCAAGGTTGATACACTAATCGTCCTCCCGAACCAGCGCATACTTGAAGTGTACGGGCAGGCACCTTGCTTCGAGGCGTTCCGCATGGCAGATGAGGTTCTGTTAGCTGCGGTGCGCGGTATTGCGGAGATCGTCACGTCACGGCAGCTTATCAACATTGACTTTGCCGACGTCCGGGCGGTCATGGCCGAACGGGGTGGCGCGGTAATGTCGGTGGGCGAAGCCAACGGCGATGGCCGAGCAACCGAGGCAGCGCACCGAGCTCTTGCCTCGCCGCTCATCGAGAACGTCTCGATTGAGACCGCAAGAAAAATCCTTCTCAATATCTCAGGCGATGCCAGAATGACACTCAAGGAAGTAGACGAAGCCGCTTCGACAATCTATCATGCGACTAACGGCCAGGCCGATATCCGCATGGGTGCAGCCCGGCAACGGGGCCAGAAAGAGGGTATCAGGGTCACCCTCATTGCTACCGGGCTTGCCGAGCCGTTGCCCAAGGTTGAGGACCTGACTGACCTGTTGACCGACGCCGACCTGTTTCCGTCCCGACGGCGCCGAGTCGGAAAGGACGGCGAGTTGGTGCTGGATAGGGGTGACTTGGAGATACCGACCTTCCTGCGGCGGAGTTTGGACTAG
- a CDS encoding MBL fold metallo-hydrolase — MKVGAFTLYSLSDGYFGLDGGAMFGVVPKVLWERRNPPDQKNRIRLALRSLLITAGEERILVDTGIGRKYGPEFNSMFNVDDSENLLDSLRQSGFHPDDITVVVQTHLHFDHCGWATRRDETGRLVPTFRNARYVVQAWEWEDATHPNRRTRGSYRQDDFLPLEAAGLVQLVDGDTELMPGVKLLRTGGHTRGHQIVIIKAIPDTSSQTAEVRNRHAVGRRTDTSLSCPDTQASSPVAVFWGDLIPTTSHIEIPYIMGYDTFPLVTMDVKEKLVALAADEGWRCFFEHEPNAAAGCIRREGDKFRFVPLQVE, encoded by the coding sequence TTGAAAGTAGGCGCTTTTACTCTTTATTCGCTATCCGACGGATACTTCGGACTCGATGGCGGGGCGATGTTCGGGGTTGTGCCAAAGGTGCTATGGGAGAGACGTAACCCGCCAGATCAGAAGAACCGGATACGACTGGCGCTGCGCTCGCTGCTCATTACTGCCGGCGAGGAACGTATCCTGGTGGACACCGGTATCGGTCGCAAGTACGGTCCTGAGTTCAATTCGATGTTCAATGTTGACGACTCTGAGAATCTACTCGATTCACTCAGACAGTCAGGGTTTCACCCTGACGACATCACGGTTGTAGTTCAGACTCATCTGCACTTTGACCATTGCGGCTGGGCAACCCGGCGGGATGAGACTGGCAGACTGGTTCCCACCTTCAGAAATGCCCGGTACGTAGTGCAGGCCTGGGAATGGGAGGATGCGACCCACCCAAACCGCCGCACCCGGGGGTCGTATCGCCAGGACGACTTCCTGCCGCTCGAAGCTGCCGGACTTGTCCAGCTGGTGGATGGCGATACCGAGCTCATGCCGGGAGTGAAACTCCTACGTACGGGCGGACACACACGGGGACACCAGATAGTAATCATTAAGGCTATTCCAGATACGAGCTCCCAGACAGCAGAGGTCAGAAATAGACATGCAGTAGGCAGGCGTACGGATACTTCGCTGTCCTGTCCAGACACCCAGGCCTCAAGTCCGGTTGCGGTTTTCTGGGGCGACCTGATACCGACGACAAGCCACATCGAGATTCCCTACATCATGGGTTACGACACCTTTCCGCTTGTCACGATGGACGTGAAGGAGAAACTGGTGGCCCTGGCTGCAGATGAAGGCTGGCGATGTTTTTTTGAACACGAGCCGAATGCGGCTGCAGGCTGCATCCGCCGGGAAGGTGACAAGTTTCGCTTCGTACCGCTACAAGTGGAATGA
- the ftsA gene encoding cell division protein FtsA, with amino-acid sequence MAKVRRTAAIDIGTTKVACVVAETDGTNRTSIVGYGVAPSLGFRQGVVINLDKATESVAAAVAAAEEMCGGKVKAYRTLIGIAGDHIKYLAGIGAVPVRKPAKGIGQRDLEDVIKQAQTIRLPNDEQILHVIPTQFIVDGQKGVRDPLGLYGVRLEVEALLIIGAVTAVQNIERVLEGLDIRNRLMVLQSLACSFAVCAEDDKELGCALVDLGGVTDLSICREGELRFTKMLPIGAANITKDVAIGLRTTFAHAEQLKRQYGCAMTSMVEKDEALSVEDASGRGVKQVSRRLLASIIEPRVEEILNLVDAELRKTGMAEGLSSGVILTGGGSLLKGVDILAEQIMGMPVKLGRPDKFAGPDEVVKNPVFATAVGLIHYGLEGRYFHEVLAPGTLARLFDELRNSFS; translated from the coding sequence GTTACGGCGTGGCCCCTTCGCTGGGGTTCAGACAGGGCGTGGTCATCAATCTGGACAAGGCGACCGAGTCGGTCGCTGCAGCCGTGGCCGCTGCCGAGGAGATGTGCGGCGGTAAGGTGAAGGCCTATCGCACCTTGATCGGCATCGCCGGTGACCACATCAAGTATCTTGCTGGCATCGGCGCGGTGCCAGTGCGGAAGCCTGCGAAAGGTATTGGCCAGCGTGACCTCGAGGATGTCATAAAACAGGCACAGACGATAAGGCTGCCGAACGATGAGCAGATTCTGCACGTCATTCCGACGCAGTTCATCGTTGACGGCCAGAAGGGGGTGCGCGACCCGCTCGGTCTCTACGGTGTCCGGCTCGAGGTCGAGGCACTGCTGATTATCGGTGCGGTCACAGCGGTTCAGAATATCGAGCGCGTGCTTGAAGGGCTCGATATCCGCAACCGGCTCATGGTGTTGCAGTCCTTGGCGTGCTCGTTCGCAGTATGCGCTGAGGACGACAAGGAACTGGGCTGCGCGCTCGTGGACCTGGGCGGCGTTACCGACCTTTCTATCTGCCGTGAAGGTGAACTCCGGTTCACCAAGATGCTGCCAATCGGTGCGGCCAATATCACTAAGGACGTGGCCATCGGGCTGCGGACAACGTTCGCCCATGCCGAGCAGCTCAAGCGCCAGTATGGTTGCGCGATGACCAGCATGGTTGAGAAAGACGAAGCCCTGTCGGTCGAGGACGCATCCGGCCGTGGTGTCAAGCAGGTTTCTCGCCGACTGCTTGCGTCAATCATCGAGCCGCGGGTCGAGGAGATTCTCAACCTTGTAGATGCGGAGCTGCGCAAGACCGGCATGGCCGAAGGACTGTCGTCCGGCGTGATACTGACCGGCGGCGGTTCACTGCTCAAGGGTGTGGACATACTGGCTGAGCAGATAATGGGCATGCCAGTGAAGCTGGGCCGGCCGGACAAGTTCGCCGGACCGGATGAGGTTGTGAAGAATCCGGTGTTCGCAACCGCAGTCGGACTGATCCACTACGGTCTTGAGGGTCGTTACTTCCATGAGGTGCTGGCGCCCGGGACGTTGGCGAGGCTGTTCGATGAACTCAGAAATTCGTTTTCCTGA